A window of Microbacterium luteolum contains these coding sequences:
- a CDS encoding NAD(P)-dependent alcohol dehydrogenase translates to MDNTPETSTMSAWRRETYGPAAGTTLQEIPVPVPGRGEVVLRVTATALNAGDVRLMLGDPLLVRPVFGLTKPKYPVRGIEVAGTVVAVGPDVVGAELDEHVVGELVGGGGLATYVRVPAARLVPVPPDVEPAVAACLPVAGGTAWQALDLAEVGLRAGSAPRVLIIGASGGVGTFAVQLAALRGAEVWATCRTRNAPLIEHLGATRTLDHRTSPLSELPAEHFDAVIDIAGGMPLRDLQRLVAPGGTVVLVTGDGGHVLGPVPRMIKAAFLSIGSRRIRPLAASPRPEVLAKLLELVAEGRISPVIEREYPFAEASAALAHIEAGHTVGKLVVRGA, encoded by the coding sequence ATGGACAACACACCTGAGACCTCGACCATGAGCGCCTGGCGTCGTGAGACGTACGGGCCCGCCGCCGGCACGACCCTGCAGGAGATCCCCGTGCCCGTCCCCGGCCGCGGAGAGGTGGTCCTGCGCGTGACCGCCACGGCTCTCAACGCGGGCGACGTGCGTCTGATGCTCGGAGACCCGCTGCTCGTGCGGCCGGTGTTCGGCCTCACGAAGCCGAAATACCCGGTGCGCGGCATCGAGGTCGCCGGAACCGTCGTCGCGGTCGGACCCGATGTCGTGGGCGCCGAGCTCGACGAACATGTGGTGGGAGAGCTCGTCGGGGGAGGGGGGCTCGCCACGTACGTGCGCGTACCCGCCGCCCGGCTCGTGCCGGTCCCGCCCGACGTCGAGCCCGCGGTCGCGGCGTGCCTTCCGGTCGCCGGGGGGACCGCCTGGCAGGCTCTCGACCTCGCCGAGGTCGGGCTGCGCGCGGGCAGCGCTCCACGGGTCCTCATCATCGGCGCGTCCGGCGGAGTCGGCACCTTCGCGGTGCAGCTCGCCGCGCTCCGCGGCGCCGAGGTCTGGGCGACGTGCCGCACGCGCAACGCGCCGCTCATCGAGCACCTCGGGGCCACCCGCACCCTCGACCACCGCACGTCGCCGCTGAGCGAGCTGCCGGCCGAGCACTTCGACGCGGTCATCGACATCGCCGGTGGGATGCCGCTGCGCGATCTGCAGCGCCTCGTCGCGCCCGGCGGCACGGTCGTGCTCGTCACCGGCGACGGAGGGCACGTGCTGGGACCGGTGCCGCGCATGATCAAGGCCGCCTTCCTCTCGATCGGATCCCGCCGCATCCGTCCCCTCGCGGCCTCGCCGCGCCCCGAGGTCCTGGCCAAGCTCCTGGAGCTCGTCGCCGAGGGCCGCATCTCGCCCGTGATCGAGCGCGAGTACCCCTTCGCCGAGGCATCCGCCGCGCTCGCGCACATCGAAGCCGGGCACACGGTCGGCAAGCTCGTCGTCCGCGGGGCCTGA
- a CDS encoding Re/Si-specific NAD(P)(+) transhydrogenase subunit alpha, with translation MAVIGIVREPAGEARVSATPATIASLRKLGHTVSVERGAGAAASYPDSEYETAGATLVDRAGAWGSEIVLAITAPDAAEIALLADGATLIALLSPALRPDLVESLAQRGITALALDAVPRISRAQSMDVLSSMANIAGYRAVVEAAHEFGRFFTGQVTAAGKVPPAKVLVAGAGVAGLAAIGAASSLGAIVRATDPRPEVADQVSSIGGTYLAVDVAVAASADGYAKATSEDYNRRAAEIYTEQAADVDIIITTALIPGRAAPRLITASDVARMKPGSVIVDMAAGQGGNVEGSVAGERIVTGNGVIILGYTDLASRLAAQASQLYGTNLANLVALLTPAKDGRLVIDFDDVVQRSVTVVRDGAVTWPPPAVQVAAAPAKAVAAPAEIAKPATMSTGRKVALIVVGIAALFAVNAFAPAPLPQHFTVLVLSVVIGFYVIGKVHHALHTPLMSVTNAISGVIVVGAMLQITSAIPVVQVLAAIAVLLASINIFGGFAVTRRMLAMFTKGGNK, from the coding sequence GTGGCAGTCATCGGCATCGTGCGGGAGCCTGCGGGCGAAGCACGGGTCTCGGCCACCCCGGCGACGATCGCGTCGCTGCGGAAGCTGGGCCACACGGTCAGCGTGGAGCGGGGAGCGGGCGCAGCAGCGTCCTACCCGGATTCGGAGTACGAGACGGCGGGTGCGACGCTCGTCGATCGGGCCGGGGCCTGGGGGAGCGAGATCGTCCTCGCGATCACGGCACCGGATGCCGCGGAGATCGCACTCCTCGCCGACGGGGCGACGCTCATCGCGCTGCTGTCGCCGGCTCTCCGTCCTGACCTCGTCGAGTCGCTCGCGCAGCGGGGCATCACGGCCCTCGCCCTCGACGCGGTGCCGCGCATCTCGCGCGCGCAGTCGATGGACGTGCTGAGCTCGATGGCGAACATCGCCGGGTACCGCGCGGTCGTCGAGGCCGCGCACGAGTTCGGACGCTTCTTCACCGGGCAGGTCACCGCTGCCGGCAAGGTGCCGCCCGCCAAGGTCCTCGTCGCCGGAGCCGGTGTCGCGGGTCTCGCGGCGATCGGTGCCGCGTCGAGCCTGGGCGCGATCGTCCGCGCCACCGATCCGCGTCCCGAGGTCGCCGACCAGGTGTCCTCGATCGGCGGGACGTACCTCGCCGTCGACGTCGCCGTCGCGGCATCCGCCGACGGCTACGCGAAGGCGACCAGCGAGGACTACAACCGCCGCGCCGCCGAGATCTACACCGAGCAGGCCGCCGACGTCGACATCATCATCACGACCGCGCTGATCCCCGGTCGCGCCGCGCCGCGGTTGATCACGGCATCCGACGTCGCGCGGATGAAGCCGGGCAGCGTCATCGTCGACATGGCCGCAGGCCAGGGCGGCAACGTCGAGGGCTCTGTCGCGGGGGAGCGCATCGTCACCGGCAACGGCGTCATCATCCTCGGCTACACCGATCTCGCGTCGCGCCTCGCCGCGCAGGCCTCGCAGCTGTACGGCACGAACCTCGCGAATCTCGTCGCCCTTCTGACGCCGGCGAAGGACGGCCGGCTGGTGATCGACTTCGACGACGTCGTGCAGCGCTCGGTCACCGTCGTCCGCGACGGGGCCGTGACCTGGCCGCCGCCCGCCGTGCAGGTCGCGGCGGCACCCGCGAAAGCGGTCGCGGCGCCGGCCGAGATCGCGAAGCCTGCCACGATGTCGACCGGCCGCAAGGTCGCGCTCATCGTGGTCGGCATCGCGGCGCTGTTCGCGGTGAACGCGTTCGCGCCCGCGCCACTGCCGCAGCACTTCACCGTGCTCGTGCTCTCCGTCGTGATCGGGTTCTACGTGATCGGCAAGGTGCACCACGCGCTACACACGCCGCTCATGTCGGTGACCAACGCCATCTCCGGCGTCATCGTCGTCGGCGCCATGCTGCAGATCACCTCGGCCATCCCGGTGGTGCAGGTGCTGGCCGCGATCGCCGTGCTGCTGGCATCCATCAACATCTTCGGAGGATTCGCGGTCACCCGTCGAATGCTCGCGATGTTCACGAAGGGTGGCAACAAATGA
- a CDS encoding helix-turn-helix transcriptional regulator, with product MVKPTRVSNRIRAHRESAGMTQADLARTIGVTRQTLIAIEQEKYSPTLELAFQIARAFGVGIDDLFQYPEQ from the coding sequence ATGGTCAAGCCCACCCGCGTCTCCAACCGCATCCGCGCCCACCGGGAGTCGGCGGGGATGACCCAGGCCGACCTCGCCCGCACGATCGGCGTGACCCGGCAGACGCTCATCGCGATCGAGCAGGAGAAGTACTCGCCCACGCTCGAACTCGCCTTCCAGATCGCCCGCGCCTTCGGCGTGGGGATCGACGACCTCTTCCAGTATCCGGAGCAGTGA
- the pntB gene encoding Re/Si-specific NAD(P)(+) transhydrogenase subunit beta, translating into MTVDALAGAAYIVAALLFILSLAGLSRHESARSGVVYGISGMTIALLATVALTVADAWTTGAFLGLGLLVAAVAIGAAIGLWRARSVEMTGMPELIALLHSFVGLAAVLVGWNGYLAHPEIAPQLEGIHNAEVFIGIFIGGVTFTGSIVAYLKLSAKISSKPLVLPGKNVLNIGALVAFIALTVWFVNDQQLGLLIGVTVLAFALGWHLVASIGGGDMPVVVSMLNSYSGWAAAAAGFLLNNDLLIVTGALVGSSGAYLSYVMCKAMNRSFLSVIAGGFGIVAPSASDEEYGEHREITAEGAAEMLTEAKSVVITPGYGMAVAQAQYPVADLVRRLRERGVDVRFGIHPVAGRLPGHMNVLLAEAKVPYDIVLSMDEINDDLAATSVVLVIGANDTVNPAAAEDPSSPIAGMPVLKVWEAENVIVFKRSMAAGYAGVQNPLFFRENASMLFGDAKQKVEDIIAAL; encoded by the coding sequence ATGACCGTCGACGCCCTCGCGGGCGCGGCGTACATCGTCGCGGCCCTGTTGTTCATCCTGAGCCTCGCCGGGCTCAGCCGCCACGAGTCCGCCCGTTCCGGCGTGGTCTACGGCATCTCCGGCATGACGATCGCGCTGCTCGCGACGGTCGCCCTCACCGTGGCGGATGCCTGGACCACGGGTGCCTTCCTCGGACTCGGCCTGCTCGTCGCGGCGGTCGCCATCGGTGCGGCCATCGGCCTGTGGCGGGCGCGCTCGGTCGAGATGACCGGCATGCCCGAGCTCATCGCCCTGCTGCACAGCTTCGTGGGTCTCGCCGCCGTGCTCGTCGGCTGGAACGGCTACCTCGCGCATCCGGAGATCGCTCCGCAGCTCGAGGGCATCCACAACGCCGAGGTCTTCATCGGCATCTTCATCGGTGGCGTGACCTTCACCGGATCGATCGTCGCGTACCTGAAGCTGTCGGCGAAGATCTCCTCCAAGCCGCTCGTGCTGCCGGGCAAGAACGTGCTGAACATCGGCGCTCTGGTCGCCTTCATCGCGCTGACGGTGTGGTTCGTGAACGACCAGCAGCTCGGACTGCTGATCGGCGTCACGGTGCTGGCCTTCGCTCTCGGGTGGCACCTGGTCGCCTCGATCGGCGGCGGCGACATGCCCGTGGTCGTGTCGATGCTGAACAGCTACTCGGGGTGGGCGGCGGCCGCGGCCGGCTTCCTGCTGAACAATGACCTGCTGATCGTGACGGGTGCGCTCGTCGGGTCGTCGGGTGCGTATCTCTCCTACGTCATGTGCAAGGCGATGAATCGCTCGTTCCTGTCGGTGATCGCCGGTGGCTTCGGAATCGTCGCGCCGTCCGCATCGGACGAGGAGTACGGCGAGCACCGCGAGATCACCGCCGAAGGTGCGGCGGAGATGCTCACCGAGGCGAAATCGGTCGTGATCACGCCCGGCTACGGCATGGCCGTCGCGCAGGCGCAGTACCCGGTCGCCGACCTCGTGCGCCGGCTGCGCGAGAGGGGCGTGGACGTGCGTTTCGGCATCCATCCGGTCGCCGGCCGACTGCCGGGGCACATGAACGTGCTGCTGGCCGAGGCGAAGGTGCCGTACGACATCGTCCTCAGTATGGACGAGATCAACGACGACCTGGCCGCGACCTCGGTCGTGCTCGTGATCGGCGCGAACGACACCGTGAACCCGGCCGCCGCCGAAGACCCCTCGAGCCCGATCGCCGGGATGCCGGTGCTGAAGGTGTGGGAGGCCGAGAACGTCATCGTGTTCAAGCGGTCGATGGCAGCGGGCTACGCCGGCGTGCAGAACCCGCTGTTCTTCCGCGAGAACGCGTCGATGCTCTTCGGCGACGCGAAGCAGAAGGTGGAGGACATCATCGCGGCGCTGTGA
- a CDS encoding proline dehydrogenase family protein, with amino-acid sequence MAESSSSSSDAVASAPLADRAVELARRWVTEAAAAEVDPAAERLAGVLQDTNGLPFTLGFVDGVMRPESLAAAASQLHRIAPIVPEFLPWYLRSAVRLGGGMAQILPSPVVPIARRVLRDMVGHLVVDVRPAKLGPALEKIRTPSTATGTAARVNLNLLGEAVLGEAEAKRRLDGIHELIRRPDVDYVSVKVSAIISHISMWAFDEVVDQVVERLMPLYLTAAGPSTGSGTQEGTGSGAQTFINLDMEEYRDLDLTIAVYTRILEDPRLQHLEAGIVLQAYLPDALPALQELTAWAQDRVAHGGAPIKVRLVKGANLAMENVEAQLHGWTPATYDTKLDTDANYLRCLDWALHPERAAAVKLGVAGHNLFGIAYAWLLAGERGVREAIEFEMLLGMAQGQVQAVSREVGAVLLYVPVVEPAEFDVAISYLVRRLEENASADNFLSAAFRLDEDESLFVREQDRFLDALDRSTDPTLRIGPRRTQDRLAPVHESVRPAPVAPAPEVGLTKAVLGISRGSDDSDGEAFLETAVYSAREVAEGTGGAPGFSNTADSDPALPANRDWARSVRESIPSSTVGRTTLEAARIDDPAALDETVQRVRDAAPAWGARPAAERAEVLLRAAAALESRRGELIEVAASETGKVFAEADVEVSEAVDFARYYAAKARELDAISGASFVPAKVTVVTPPWNFPIAIPAGGVLAALAAGSGVVFKPAPQARRCAAVVAESLWQAGVPRDVLALVDIEEGDLGRALVSHDAVERVILTGAWDTAALFRSWRPDLPLLAETSGKNAMIVMPSADLDLAVADLVKSAFGHAGQKCSAASLAILVGPVGRSPRFARQLADAVRSLHVGWPTDPLAEVGPVIEKPQGKLAWALTELEGDEQWLIKPALAADDDGSGRLWRPGIRVGVQAGSRFHTEEFFGPVLGVMHAPTLERAIELQNAVAYGLTAGLHTQDPDDLAQWLDRVQAGNLYVNRGITGAIVQRQPFGGWKRSSVGPGAKAGGPNYLIGLGSWRSHPGGPASSTLHLRGLDSRITALIEAAQPSLAYEPFEWLRRSALSDALAWDREFGQVRDVSRLGVERNLFRYRPVPVEIRATDDAALQDLLRVVIAGVRAGARFVLSTPSGLPAEVRRALGDLDAVVFLETEGEWIERMLRHEEPAEGDRRPAPSRNRVRLVGGRDAVAAAHASLAVASSGDPDLAVYDGEVTAAARIELLPFVHEQSISITAHRYGNVDRRFSDVI; translated from the coding sequence ATGGCAGAGTCGTCGTCATCCTCCTCGGATGCCGTGGCATCCGCTCCTCTCGCGGATCGTGCCGTCGAGCTCGCGCGCCGCTGGGTGACCGAGGCCGCGGCGGCCGAGGTCGACCCCGCGGCGGAGCGGCTCGCGGGCGTGCTGCAGGACACGAATGGACTCCCCTTCACCCTCGGGTTCGTCGACGGCGTGATGCGTCCGGAGAGCCTGGCTGCAGCAGCATCCCAACTGCACCGGATCGCTCCGATCGTGCCCGAATTCCTGCCGTGGTACCTGCGGTCCGCCGTGCGTCTCGGCGGCGGCATGGCGCAGATCCTGCCGTCTCCGGTCGTGCCCATCGCCCGTCGCGTGCTCCGCGACATGGTCGGACACCTCGTGGTCGACGTCCGACCCGCGAAGCTCGGACCGGCGCTGGAGAAGATCCGCACGCCCTCGACCGCCACCGGGACCGCCGCGCGCGTCAACCTCAACCTGCTCGGCGAGGCCGTGCTGGGCGAAGCCGAGGCGAAGCGCCGGCTCGACGGCATCCATGAGCTGATCCGCCGCCCCGACGTCGACTACGTCTCGGTGAAGGTGTCGGCGATCATCAGCCACATCTCGATGTGGGCGTTCGACGAGGTCGTCGATCAGGTGGTCGAGCGGCTGATGCCGCTCTACCTGACCGCGGCGGGCCCTTCGACGGGCTCAGGGACCCAGGAGGGGACAGGCTCAGGAGCCCAGACGTTCATCAACCTCGACATGGAGGAGTACCGCGATCTCGATCTCACGATCGCGGTGTACACGCGCATCCTCGAGGACCCGCGACTGCAGCACCTCGAGGCTGGCATCGTGCTGCAGGCGTACCTGCCCGATGCCCTCCCCGCCCTGCAGGAGCTCACCGCATGGGCGCAGGACCGGGTCGCGCACGGGGGAGCGCCGATCAAGGTGCGCCTCGTGAAGGGCGCCAACCTCGCGATGGAGAACGTCGAGGCGCAGCTCCACGGCTGGACACCCGCGACCTACGACACGAAGCTCGACACCGACGCGAACTACCTGCGCTGCCTGGACTGGGCGCTGCACCCCGAGCGGGCGGCGGCCGTGAAGCTGGGCGTCGCCGGGCACAACCTCTTCGGCATCGCCTACGCCTGGCTGCTGGCCGGTGAACGAGGGGTGCGCGAGGCGATCGAGTTCGAGATGCTGCTGGGCATGGCTCAGGGGCAGGTGCAGGCCGTGTCCCGCGAGGTCGGTGCCGTGCTCTTGTACGTGCCGGTCGTGGAGCCTGCCGAGTTCGACGTCGCCATCAGCTACCTGGTGCGCCGACTCGAGGAGAACGCGTCGGCCGACAACTTCCTGTCCGCGGCGTTCCGGCTCGACGAGGACGAGTCCCTGTTCGTCCGCGAGCAGGATCGGTTCCTCGACGCCCTCGACCGGTCCACGGACCCGACGCTGCGGATCGGCCCGCGCCGCACACAGGACCGGCTCGCCCCGGTGCACGAGTCGGTGCGACCTGCTCCGGTGGCGCCCGCCCCCGAGGTCGGCCTGACCAAGGCCGTGCTCGGCATCTCGCGCGGATCGGACGACAGCGACGGCGAGGCCTTCCTCGAGACCGCCGTCTACTCCGCGCGGGAGGTGGCCGAAGGCACCGGCGGCGCCCCCGGGTTCTCGAACACCGCCGACAGCGACCCCGCCCTCCCGGCCAACCGCGACTGGGCGCGCTCCGTGCGCGAGAGCATCCCGAGTTCGACCGTCGGCAGGACGACCCTCGAGGCCGCGCGGATCGACGACCCCGCCGCTCTCGACGAGACCGTGCAGCGGGTGCGCGACGCGGCTCCCGCGTGGGGCGCTCGTCCCGCCGCCGAGCGCGCCGAGGTCCTGCTCCGCGCCGCCGCCGCGCTCGAGTCGCGCCGCGGCGAGCTGATCGAAGTCGCGGCATCCGAGACGGGCAAGGTCTTCGCCGAAGCCGACGTCGAGGTCAGCGAGGCCGTCGACTTCGCCCGCTACTACGCCGCCAAGGCCCGCGAGCTCGATGCGATCTCCGGAGCATCCTTCGTCCCCGCGAAGGTGACCGTGGTGACGCCGCCCTGGAACTTCCCCATCGCGATCCCGGCGGGCGGCGTGCTCGCCGCGCTCGCCGCAGGTTCCGGCGTGGTGTTCAAGCCCGCCCCGCAGGCCCGCCGCTGCGCGGCCGTCGTCGCGGAGTCGCTCTGGCAGGCCGGCGTCCCGCGCGACGTGCTCGCACTGGTCGACATCGAGGAGGGCGACCTCGGTCGCGCGCTGGTCAGTCACGACGCGGTCGAACGCGTGATCCTCACCGGCGCCTGGGACACGGCGGCGCTGTTCCGCTCCTGGCGGCCCGATCTGCCGCTGCTGGCCGAGACCAGCGGCAAGAACGCGATGATCGTGATGCCGTCCGCCGACCTGGATCTCGCGGTCGCCGACCTCGTCAAGAGCGCCTTCGGCCACGCCGGGCAGAAGTGCTCCGCGGCCTCGCTGGCGATCCTGGTCGGGCCGGTCGGCCGTTCTCCCCGGTTCGCGCGGCAGCTGGCGGATGCCGTCCGCTCCCTGCACGTCGGCTGGCCCACGGATCCGCTCGCCGAGGTCGGCCCGGTGATCGAGAAGCCGCAGGGCAAGCTCGCCTGGGCGCTGACCGAGCTCGAGGGCGACGAGCAGTGGCTCATCAAGCCCGCGCTCGCGGCGGACGACGACGGCAGCGGACGCCTCTGGCGCCCCGGCATCCGGGTCGGCGTGCAGGCAGGATCGCGCTTCCACACGGAGGAGTTCTTCGGTCCCGTGCTCGGCGTGATGCACGCGCCCACGCTCGAGAGGGCGATCGAGCTGCAGAACGCAGTCGCCTACGGCCTCACGGCGGGCCTGCACACCCAGGACCCCGACGATCTCGCGCAGTGGCTCGACCGCGTGCAGGCGGGCAACCTGTACGTCAACCGGGGCATCACCGGCGCGATCGTGCAGCGGCAGCCGTTCGGCGGCTGGAAGCGCTCCTCGGTCGGTCCCGGCGCCAAGGCGGGTGGTCCGAACTACCTGATCGGCCTCGGGTCGTGGCGCTCGCACCCGGGCGGTCCGGCATCCAGCACCCTGCACCTCCGCGGTCTCGATTCCCGGATCACCGCCCTGATCGAGGCGGCGCAGCCGTCGCTCGCGTACGAGCCGTTCGAGTGGCTGCGACGCTCCGCCCTGTCGGACGCGCTCGCCTGGGATCGCGAGTTCGGGCAGGTGCGCGACGTGTCCCGGCTGGGCGTCGAGCGCAACCTCTTCCGCTATCGGCCGGTGCCCGTCGAGATCAGGGCGACCGACGATGCGGCCCTGCAGGATCTGCTGCGGGTCGTGATCGCCGGCGTGCGTGCGGGCGCCCGCTTCGTGCTGTCCACGCCGAGCGGTCTGCCGGCCGAGGTGCGTCGAGCCCTGGGCGATCTGGACGCCGTCGTCTTCCTCGAGACCGAGGGCGAGTGGATCGAGCGGATGCTGCGCCATGAGGAGCCCGCGGAGGGCGACCGTCGTCCTGCGCCGAGCCGGAACCGGGTGCGCCTGGTCGGCGGTCGCGACGCGGTCGCCGCGGCCCATGCCTCGCTGGCCGTGGCATCGAGCGGTGATCCCGACCTCGCGGTGTACGACGGCGAGGTGACCGCGGCCGCCCGCATCGAGCTGCTGCCGTTCGTGCACGAGCAGTCCATCAGCATCACCGCCCACCGCTACGGGAACGTCGACCGCCGCTTCAGCGACGTCATCTGA
- the ddaH gene encoding dimethylargininase, with protein MCKPSHFTVSYKINPWMEPANPTDTAKAVAQWQQLHDLYLELGHEVELIEPLAGFPDMVYTANGGFLIDGRAYVPKFRFVERQGESPAFADWFRAAGYDTVIPEEVNEGEGDFLLVGDVILAGTGFRSTGDSHREVGEIFGREVVSLNLVDPRFYHLDTAIAVLDPVQGTENGGPERANIAYLPGAFDDASRAILEERFPEAILVSDEDGSVFGLNSASDGYNVIISPRAKGFEKQLRERGYNPIMIDLSELLLGGGGIKCCTLELRGAN; from the coding sequence ATGTGCAAGCCGTCGCACTTCACCGTCAGCTACAAGATCAACCCGTGGATGGAGCCGGCCAACCCGACCGACACGGCGAAAGCCGTCGCACAGTGGCAGCAGCTGCACGACCTCTACCTCGAGCTGGGCCACGAGGTCGAGCTCATCGAGCCGCTCGCCGGATTCCCCGACATGGTCTACACGGCCAACGGCGGCTTCCTCATCGACGGCCGCGCCTATGTGCCGAAGTTCCGGTTCGTGGAGCGCCAGGGCGAGTCCCCGGCCTTCGCCGACTGGTTCCGCGCGGCCGGCTACGACACTGTCATCCCGGAGGAGGTCAACGAGGGCGAGGGGGACTTCCTGCTCGTGGGCGACGTGATCCTCGCCGGCACCGGCTTCCGCTCGACCGGCGACAGCCACCGCGAGGTCGGCGAGATCTTCGGTCGCGAGGTCGTGTCGCTGAACCTCGTCGATCCGCGGTTCTACCACCTCGACACCGCGATCGCCGTGCTCGACCCGGTGCAGGGCACGGAGAACGGCGGCCCGGAGCGGGCCAACATCGCGTACCTCCCCGGCGCGTTCGACGACGCGAGCCGCGCGATCCTCGAGGAGCGCTTCCCCGAGGCGATCCTCGTCTCGGACGAGGACGGCTCGGTGTTCGGGCTGAACTCGGCCAGCGACGGCTACAACGTCATCATCTCGCCGCGCGCGAAGGGCTTCGAGAAGCAGCTGCGCGAGCGCGGCTACAACCCGATCATGATCGACCTCTCCGAGCTGCTGCTCGGCGGCGGCGGCATCAAGTGCTGCACGCTCGAGCTGCGCGGTGCGAATTGA